A DNA window from Anastrepha ludens isolate Willacy chromosome 6, idAnaLude1.1, whole genome shotgun sequence contains the following coding sequences:
- the LOC128868884 gene encoding caspase-1-like translates to MTDECIAIKYEYIGRKDKSGVLMPSCDKLDAQPTGREKCTGNENNAVGPNASFTNKSNNGSIEDAGADFNKYTAYMPTERHASEYNMNHKNRGLALIFNHEHFDIPSLKPRQGTNVDCDNLSAALKKLHFQVNTYKDCKLRDILKYVDKAASQDHTHNDCIAVAILSHGEHGYLYAKDVQYKLDTIWHYFTAHTCPTLAGKPKLFFIQACQGDHFDPGVHMRKTETDGETSMSYKIPVHADFLIAYSTIPGFYSWRNTTNGSWFMQSLVEELNENGKKHDILTLLTFVNQRVAVDFESCVPDCPIMHQQKQIPCVTSMLTRILRFTDKPSKGA, encoded by the exons ATGACGGACGAGTGCATTGCCATAAAGTATGAATACATAGGTAGAAAGGACAAAAGTGGCGTGTTAATGCCGAGTTGTGATAAGTTAGATGCACAACCGACGGGACGAGAGAAATGCACTGGTAATGAAAACAATGCGGTTGGACCCAATGCGTCGTTcacaaacaaaagcaataatGGAAGTATTGAGGACGCTGGTGCAGA CTTTAACAAATATACGGCTTATATGCCAACTGAACGTCATGCGAGTGAATACAACATGAATCATAAAAATCGCGGACTTGCCTTAATTTTCAACCATGAGCATTTCGATATACCCTCATTAAAACCGCGACAAGGTACCAACGTGGACTGTGACAACTTGAGTGCTGCTCTGAAAAAATTGCACTTCCAGGTGAACACTTATAAGGACTGCAAACTAAGAGACATTCTCAAATATGTTGATAAAG CTGCCTCTCAAGATCATACCCACAACGACTGCATTGCCGTGGCTATACTGTCGCATGGTGAACACGGCTACCTCTACGCGAAGGATGTGCAATACAAATTGGATACTATTTGGCACTATTTTACTGCACACACTTGCCCAACTTTGGCTGGTaaaccaaaattatttttcattcaagcCTGTCAGGGTGATCATTTTGATCCCGGGGTACATATGCGTAAGACTGAAACAGATGGTGAAACATCGATGAGCTATAAAATTCCAGTTCATGCCGATTTTTTAATTGCCTATTCAACCATACCGGGCTTCTATTCATGGCGCAACACCACTAATGGTTCGTGGTTTATGCAGTCACTAGTGGAAGAGCTAAATGAAAATGGCAAAAAGCATGACATTTTAACATTACTAACATTCGTCAATCAGCGTGTTGCAGTCGATTTCGAGTCGTGTGTGCCAGATTGTCCCATAATGCatcagcaaaaacaaattccaTGTGTTACATCAATGTTAACTCGTATATTGCGCTTCACTGACAAACCGTCTAAAGGTGCTTAA
- the LOC128868885 gene encoding cytochrome c oxidase subunit 6A1, mitochondrial, with product MAAILSQVFRRQIAISLNRSQAGTAASAGEHSGGYKVWKRLSFFVAVPAVGLCMLNAYLKHQEEHDHPRAEFIKYDYLRRREKRFPWGEGNKSLFHNPHVNPLPDGYEH from the exons ATGGCTGCTATTCTCTCACAAGTTTTTCGCCGTCAAATTGCTATTAGCTTAAACAGATCCCAAGCTGGAACTGCTGCCTCTGCTGGTGAACATTCTG GTGGTTATAAAGTATGGAAGCGTCTTTCATTCTTCGTGGCAGTGCCTGCTGTAGGTCTTTGCATGTTGAACGCCTACTTGAAGCATCAGGAAGAGCATGACCATCCTCGTGCGGAATTTATCAAATACGATTATTTGCGTCGTCGGGAAAAGCGATTCCCATGGGGCGAAGGCAACAAAAGCTTATTCCATAATCCACACGTCAACCCACTGCCCGATGGTTATGAACActaa
- the LOC128866319 gene encoding LDLR chaperone boca, with the protein MRLLILLALLVLVPNTISKKEKGPKPEWAKKDIRDFTDADMERLLDQWEEDEDPLEPDELPEHLRPMPKLDLSNLDSSNPENLLKMSKKGRTLMTFVSVGGDPTREEADTITKLWQTSLWNNHIQAERYMVDDDRAIFLFKDGSQAWDAKDFLIKQAQCKGVTIENKEYPGEWSISSGSKDKQEL; encoded by the exons ATGCGGCTTTTGATATTATTGGCTTTATTGGTACTAGTGCCAAATACAATTAGCAAGAAGGAAAAAGGACCAAAACCTGAATGGGCGAAAAAAGACATACGTGATTTCACGGATGCAGATATGGAACGGTTGCTAGACCAGTGGGAG gaAGATGAGGATCCCTTGGAACCCGATGAACTTCCAGAGCATCTACGCCCAATGCCCAAACTAGATCTATCCAATCTTGATAGTAGCAATCctgagaatttattaaaaatgtctaaaaaagGGCGAACACTTATGACATTCGTGTCTGTTGGTGGAGATCCAACCCGCGAGGAAGCTGATACCATTACAAAATTATGGCAAACTAGCCTATGGAACAATCATATACAAGCTGAGCGATATATGGTGGATGATGATCgtgcaatatttctttttaaagacGGTTCTCAAGCTTGGGACGCTAAAGATTTCTTAATAAAACAAGCGCaatgtaaaggcgttacaatTGAAAACAAGGAATACCCAGGCGAATGGAGTATAAGTAGTGGTTCAAAAGACAAGCAAGAACTGTAG
- the LOC128868883 gene encoding zinc finger protein 91-like isoform X2, whose protein sequence is MVEVPVFLNDGMPPSVCLKCRLTFDYCYRFKQMCKKAENLLSQVPLLGDWPAPLKRPTIPSELLPKLSMVPNEDKSFKHQEDASSSASKDQPQAQPLQHSAKVGISKPTNSKKTSTSVSTPRKILNSDPAALPEPPMPMRVKKEKSDEAFSFLTKVENNEEISIDDVQRLIASEDLEFTSLDVQFREFTPTKAATSTTNTTKMKPKVLNKSSIRILNKEADVDVEPRLKQPQLKQDEDGNVSIVTEILDPNEPYETEPDPIKNAAPVKTNVFPCPYCERTFPLLQLRDIHVVNHTRERHYQCGDCDRSFFSKYDLQKHIVIHTGERKYKCSVCDRGFTRPALLHRHEKIHTDIPKYLCIFCEKTFLSKDDMEKHTERHRKNRPFKCKVCSKAFAFKQGLERHEVVHSTEQPYSCQYCDKSFCTSSKLARHLVAHAGSRPFPCKFCPKSYLLSHHLSRHMRTHKEGVIMYSCNECDEVYKTCNELVLHSAVHATVTLTCPLCQQVFEDVESVTAHIKEHASNESYPCEFCDLIFLTLNEQNYHINSAHSADLAAYKEDFKNITSEQKQKNDEEIEEVIEEFLIDEILTDDNESFNISKDSKDDTDKQNVEETKQLNAEVEQHYDEEYCLNEIIDDQEPPTKKSKVIVTTGTKIAKTTANEGGVPLRRKAVRNNAENVVEHTSRKSPRNISVSRNSANSSGPTTNQTSQAEHSNDNAESGSSSTSKESKTLQRSNQRKLTAGIGSMETDSKPVTLNKAGVALGTEAGPAGDTVTKIKVGEKKMRVQKIVVTKAEAAAMAKEGRLRIKDGNLILTTKASK, encoded by the exons atggttgaagtgcca GTATTTCTAAACGATGGAATGCCGCCTTCGGTATGTTTAAAATGTCGGTTGACATTCGACTACTGTTATCGGTTCAAGCAAATGTGTAAGAAGGCGGAAAATTTGTTGAGCCAAGTTCCACTTCTTGGAGACTGGCCGGCTCCATTGAAGAGACCAACTATACCGTCAGAGCTTTTACCAAAGCTTTCTATGGTGCCCAACGAAGATAAAAGTTTTAAACACCAAGAAGATGCATCATCCTCTGCTAGTAAAGACCAACCACAAGCCCAGCCACTACAACACAGCGCTAAAGTAGGCATTTCAAAACCAACTAATTCCAAGAAAACATCCACGTCTGTATCAACTCCCAGGAAAATACTTAATTCCGATCCAGCTGCTTTGCCGGAACCACCGATGCCAATGCgtgtaaaaaaagagaaaagtgaCGAGGCTTTTAGTTTCCTTACTAAAGTGGAAAATAATGAGGAAATCTCAATAGATGATGTGCAACGTTTGATTGCTTCTGAAGATCTTGAATTTACCTCACTAGATGTGCAATTCAGGGAATTCACTCCTACTAAGGCGGCCACATCAACTACGAACACAACGAAAATGAAACCAAAAGTACTAAACAAATCCTCCATACGCATATTGAACAAGGAAGCTGACGTAGATGTGGAACCACGGCTTAAACAACCACAGCTAAAACAGGACGAGGATGGAAACGTTTCTATTGTGACTGAAATATTGGATCCTAATGAGCCTTATGAAACTGAACCAGACCCCATAAAGAACGCGGCTCCAGTCAAGACAAATGTTTTTCCATGCCCCTACTGTGAGCGCACATTTCCGCTGTTGCAGCTGCGTGACATCCATGTCGTGAATCATACGCGAGAACGTCATTATCAATGCGGGGACTGCGATCGTTCATTCTTCTCCAAGTACGATCTTCAAAAACATATCGTAATTCATACTGGTGAACGCAAGTATAAGTGCTCAGTTTGTGACAGAGGTTTCACTAGACCTGCACTATTACATAGGcatgaaaaaatacatactgACATACCCAAGTATCTTTGCATATTTTGCGAGAAGACATTCTTGTCGAAAGATGATATGGAGAAGCATACTGAACGGCATCGAAAAAACCGACCATTCAAGTGTAAAGTGTGCTCCAAAGCATTTGCCTTTAAACAAGGTCTGGAACGTCACGAA GTGGTACATTCAACCGAACAGCCATACTCCTGTCAATATTGTGACAAAAGTTTCTGCACATCTTCAAAGTTGGCACGCCATCTTGTTGCACACGCAGGGAGCCGACCCTTTCCATGTAAATTTTGTCCAAAATCATATTTGCTTTCGCATCACTTGTCACGTCACATGCGTACACACAAAGAAGGCGTCATTATGTATTCCTGTAACGAATGTGATGAAGTTTATAAGACATGCAACGAATTAGTTTTGCACTCTGCAGTACATGCAACTGTAACACTGACATGCCCACTATGTCAACAAGTATTTGAAGATGTAGAGTCGGTAACAGCGCACATTAAGGAACATGCCAGTAATGAGTCGTACCCCTGCGAGTTCTGTGACTTAATTTTTCTTACTCTTAATGAACAAAACTATCACATAAATAGTGCGCACTCTGCGGATCTGGCAGCATATAAGGAGGATTTCAAGAATATAACATccgaacagaaacaaaaaaacgatgAAGAAATAGAAGAAGTTATTGAAGAATTCCTTATTGATGAAATACTCACAGATGATAATGAATCATTTAATATATCCAAAGACAGCAAAG ACGATACAGACAAACAAAACGTTGAAGAAACGAAACAACTGAATGCCGAAGTTGAACAACATTACGATGAGGAATATTGTTTGAATGAGATTATCGACGATCAGGAGCCTCCTACAAAGAAAAGTAAAGTTATTGTCACAACTGGTACAAAAATTGCAAAGACTACTGCAAATGAAGGCGGTGTTCCATTGCGCCGCAAAGCAGTGAGAAACAATGCAGAAAATGTAGTCGAGCACACCTCGCGAAAATCACCTAGAAATATTAGTGTAAGTCGAAATTCGGCGAATAGCAGTGGACCGACAACAAATCAAACATCACAAGCTGAACATAGTAATGACAATGCCGAAAGTGGATCATCTTCTACCAGTAAGGAATCGAAAACTTTACAGAGGTCCAACCAACGAAAATTGACAGCCGGTATAGGAAGTATGGAGACTGATTCTAAACCTGTAACACTTAATAAAGCGGGTGTAGCACTTGGAACGGAGGCTGGACCTGCGGGTGATAcggttacaaaaataaaagtaggtgaaaaaaaaatgagagTACAGAAAATTGTCGTCACAAAAGCGGAAGCAGCAGCCATGGCCAAAGAAGGACGTTTACGTATAAAGGATGGGAATTTGATACTCACAACGAAGGCGTCAAAATAA
- the LOC128866318 gene encoding uncharacterized protein LOC128866318 isoform X2, which produces MFLNNYGEPVAVEEFAVQNLLLKLIEQKRVQELQENKTTEINLSDGSRIFITPFLWAKGKQDPKLIFFIKDHYLTRIIVDVLANNLNTIISNMTLRKAIKEGIDIVHFNDGFSRGSNPKDSKVQHTWTRLHLLIYLIRPKKLCGLYETTLPKYITQCCSKPDFNRFVYM; this is translated from the exons atgtttttgaacAATTATGGTGAACCCGTTGCGGTGGAGGAATTCGCAGttcaaaatttg CTGCTTAAATTAATCGAACAAAAACGTGTCCAGGAGTTACAAGAAAACAAAACCACAGAGATAAACTTGTCAGATGGCAGCCGAATCTTTATAACGCCATTTCTATGGGCGAAAGGAAAGCAAGAtccgaaattaattttttttatcaaag ATCACTACCTAACGCGGATAATCGTGGATGTACTTGCTAATAACCTCAATACTATTATATCGAACATGACCTTGCGGAAAGCTATAAAAGAGGGAATAGACATTGTTCATTTTAACGATGGTTTTTCCAGGGGCTCTAATCCTAAGGATTCAAAAGTTCAACATACTTGGACCAGGTTGCACCTATTAATTTATCTAATTCGGccgaaaaaattatgtgggTTATACGAAACAACTCTGCCGAAATACATAACACAATGCTGTAGCAAGCCTGATTTTAAtagatttgtatatatgtag
- the LOC128866318 gene encoding uncharacterized protein LOC128866318 isoform X1, whose protein sequence is MFLNNYGEPVAVEEFAVQNLDPSVPLLLACPNPQMGSLPENWSGVAYTTRRIISELKEANLLKLIEQKRVQELQENKTTEINLSDGSRIFITPFLWAKGKQDPKLIFFIKDHYLTRIIVDVLANNLNTIISNMTLRKAIKEGIDIVHFNDGFSRGSNPKDSKVQHTWTRLHLLIYLIRPKKLCGLYETTLPKYITQCCSKPDFNRFVYM, encoded by the exons atgtttttgaacAATTATGGTGAACCCGTTGCGGTGGAGGAATTCGCAGttcaaaatttg GACCCAAGCGTTCCTTTGTTATTGGCTTGCCCAAATCCACAAATGGGCAGTCTGCCAGAAAACTGGTCCGGTGTTGCATACACAACGCGGCGTATTATATCCGAATTAAAGGAAGCTAAT CTGCTTAAATTAATCGAACAAAAACGTGTCCAGGAGTTACAAGAAAACAAAACCACAGAGATAAACTTGTCAGATGGCAGCCGAATCTTTATAACGCCATTTCTATGGGCGAAAGGAAAGCAAGAtccgaaattaattttttttatcaaag ATCACTACCTAACGCGGATAATCGTGGATGTACTTGCTAATAACCTCAATACTATTATATCGAACATGACCTTGCGGAAAGCTATAAAAGAGGGAATAGACATTGTTCATTTTAACGATGGTTTTTCCAGGGGCTCTAATCCTAAGGATTCAAAAGTTCAACATACTTGGACCAGGTTGCACCTATTAATTTATCTAATTCGGccgaaaaaattatgtgggTTATACGAAACAACTCTGCCGAAATACATAACACAATGCTGTAGCAAGCCTGATTTTAAtagatttgtatatatgtag
- the LOC128866315 gene encoding SOSS complex subunit B homolog produces the protein MYGCEILIRVLKKRRHLFCLFILHPNLTNFHNFIMYNGECSILIKDIKPGLKNINVIFIVLEIGTATVTKENREVRNFKVGDHSACINVSIWDEPGKLIAPGDIIKLTKGYASIWRHCLTLYSGKNGEVYKIGEFCMIFNEQVNMSELKRPDQQQQQPQGLGGIGNPQLMANTTGVTGPVAAANNSGTVTPSQQVQQAGSNGSTTQGGQRVIGTSIGGAIQQANAATTPKTGNIQQIAQPPQKQQLSSGPVSANTNASAAVQQTTQPVTTPAAGVQSQATKPNRGGRTGGTRSSNLKNERR, from the coding sequence atgtatggatgtgagATTTTAATAAGAGTGCTCAAGAAAAGAcggcatttattttgtttatttattttacacccaaatttaacaaatttccataattttataATGTACAACGGTGAATGCAGCATACTCATCAAAGATATCAAGCCTGGATTAAAGAACATCAAcgttattttcattgttttggAAATAGGGACTGCCACTGTAACTAAGGAAAACAGAGAGGTTCGAAATTTCAAAGTTGGAGATCACTCTGCCTGTATTAATGTTTCTATTTGGGATGAACCAGGAAAGCTTATAGCACCTGGCGATATTATTAAGTTGACAAAAGGATACGCCTCCATTTGGCGTCACTGTTTAACACTATATTCAGGCAAAAATGGCGAAGTTTACAAGATTGGGGAATTTTGTATGATTTTCAACGAGCAAGTCAATATGAGTGAACTGAAAAGACCtgaccaacaacagcaacaacctcAAGGCCTAGGAGGGATAGGTAATCCTCAATTGATGGCAAACACCACTGGAGTTACCGGACCTGTGGCTGCTGCTAATAACAGCGGCACGGTAACTCCTTCACAACAAGTGCAACAGGCTGGCAGTAATGGATCCACTACCCAAGGAGGGCAAAGAGTCATTGGAACATCCATAGGTGGGGCAATCCAACAGGCAAATGCAGCAACTACCCCTAAAACTGGGAATATCCAACAAATAGCACAGCCAcctcaaaaacaacaactaagtaGTGGACCAGTGTCTGCTAATACAAATGCTAGTGCCGCCGTGCAACAAACAACACAACCAGTGACCACCCCAGCAGCTGGTGTACAATCCCAAGCCACTAAGCCGAACCGTGGTGGGCGCACAGGAGGCACCCGTTCTAGCAATCTTAAAAACGAGCGGAGGTGA
- the LOC128868883 gene encoding zinc finger protein 91-like isoform X1 gives MATNEEQREALTTELKTKPICRFCLAQVLDDLSNIYAKDTPVKSLLPLPVEIMAVASIEVFLNDGMPPSVCLKCRLTFDYCYRFKQMCKKAENLLSQVPLLGDWPAPLKRPTIPSELLPKLSMVPNEDKSFKHQEDASSSASKDQPQAQPLQHSAKVGISKPTNSKKTSTSVSTPRKILNSDPAALPEPPMPMRVKKEKSDEAFSFLTKVENNEEISIDDVQRLIASEDLEFTSLDVQFREFTPTKAATSTTNTTKMKPKVLNKSSIRILNKEADVDVEPRLKQPQLKQDEDGNVSIVTEILDPNEPYETEPDPIKNAAPVKTNVFPCPYCERTFPLLQLRDIHVVNHTRERHYQCGDCDRSFFSKYDLQKHIVIHTGERKYKCSVCDRGFTRPALLHRHEKIHTDIPKYLCIFCEKTFLSKDDMEKHTERHRKNRPFKCKVCSKAFAFKQGLERHEVVHSTEQPYSCQYCDKSFCTSSKLARHLVAHAGSRPFPCKFCPKSYLLSHHLSRHMRTHKEGVIMYSCNECDEVYKTCNELVLHSAVHATVTLTCPLCQQVFEDVESVTAHIKEHASNESYPCEFCDLIFLTLNEQNYHINSAHSADLAAYKEDFKNITSEQKQKNDEEIEEVIEEFLIDEILTDDNESFNISKDSKDDTDKQNVEETKQLNAEVEQHYDEEYCLNEIIDDQEPPTKKSKVIVTTGTKIAKTTANEGGVPLRRKAVRNNAENVVEHTSRKSPRNISVSRNSANSSGPTTNQTSQAEHSNDNAESGSSSTSKESKTLQRSNQRKLTAGIGSMETDSKPVTLNKAGVALGTEAGPAGDTVTKIKVGEKKMRVQKIVVTKAEAAAMAKEGRLRIKDGNLILTTKASK, from the exons ATGGCAACAAACGAAGAACAGCGAGAAGCTTTAACAACTGAGTTAAAAACCAAGCCCATTTGTCGCTTTTGTCTTGCCCAAGTGTTAGATGATCTCAGTAACATATATGCAAAGGATACTCCAGTTAAATCATTACTCCCACTGCCGGTGGAAATAATGGCAGTTGCTTCGATAGAG GTATTTCTAAACGATGGAATGCCGCCTTCGGTATGTTTAAAATGTCGGTTGACATTCGACTACTGTTATCGGTTCAAGCAAATGTGTAAGAAGGCGGAAAATTTGTTGAGCCAAGTTCCACTTCTTGGAGACTGGCCGGCTCCATTGAAGAGACCAACTATACCGTCAGAGCTTTTACCAAAGCTTTCTATGGTGCCCAACGAAGATAAAAGTTTTAAACACCAAGAAGATGCATCATCCTCTGCTAGTAAAGACCAACCACAAGCCCAGCCACTACAACACAGCGCTAAAGTAGGCATTTCAAAACCAACTAATTCCAAGAAAACATCCACGTCTGTATCAACTCCCAGGAAAATACTTAATTCCGATCCAGCTGCTTTGCCGGAACCACCGATGCCAATGCgtgtaaaaaaagagaaaagtgaCGAGGCTTTTAGTTTCCTTACTAAAGTGGAAAATAATGAGGAAATCTCAATAGATGATGTGCAACGTTTGATTGCTTCTGAAGATCTTGAATTTACCTCACTAGATGTGCAATTCAGGGAATTCACTCCTACTAAGGCGGCCACATCAACTACGAACACAACGAAAATGAAACCAAAAGTACTAAACAAATCCTCCATACGCATATTGAACAAGGAAGCTGACGTAGATGTGGAACCACGGCTTAAACAACCACAGCTAAAACAGGACGAGGATGGAAACGTTTCTATTGTGACTGAAATATTGGATCCTAATGAGCCTTATGAAACTGAACCAGACCCCATAAAGAACGCGGCTCCAGTCAAGACAAATGTTTTTCCATGCCCCTACTGTGAGCGCACATTTCCGCTGTTGCAGCTGCGTGACATCCATGTCGTGAATCATACGCGAGAACGTCATTATCAATGCGGGGACTGCGATCGTTCATTCTTCTCCAAGTACGATCTTCAAAAACATATCGTAATTCATACTGGTGAACGCAAGTATAAGTGCTCAGTTTGTGACAGAGGTTTCACTAGACCTGCACTATTACATAGGcatgaaaaaatacatactgACATACCCAAGTATCTTTGCATATTTTGCGAGAAGACATTCTTGTCGAAAGATGATATGGAGAAGCATACTGAACGGCATCGAAAAAACCGACCATTCAAGTGTAAAGTGTGCTCCAAAGCATTTGCCTTTAAACAAGGTCTGGAACGTCACGAA GTGGTACATTCAACCGAACAGCCATACTCCTGTCAATATTGTGACAAAAGTTTCTGCACATCTTCAAAGTTGGCACGCCATCTTGTTGCACACGCAGGGAGCCGACCCTTTCCATGTAAATTTTGTCCAAAATCATATTTGCTTTCGCATCACTTGTCACGTCACATGCGTACACACAAAGAAGGCGTCATTATGTATTCCTGTAACGAATGTGATGAAGTTTATAAGACATGCAACGAATTAGTTTTGCACTCTGCAGTACATGCAACTGTAACACTGACATGCCCACTATGTCAACAAGTATTTGAAGATGTAGAGTCGGTAACAGCGCACATTAAGGAACATGCCAGTAATGAGTCGTACCCCTGCGAGTTCTGTGACTTAATTTTTCTTACTCTTAATGAACAAAACTATCACATAAATAGTGCGCACTCTGCGGATCTGGCAGCATATAAGGAGGATTTCAAGAATATAACATccgaacagaaacaaaaaaacgatgAAGAAATAGAAGAAGTTATTGAAGAATTCCTTATTGATGAAATACTCACAGATGATAATGAATCATTTAATATATCCAAAGACAGCAAAG ACGATACAGACAAACAAAACGTTGAAGAAACGAAACAACTGAATGCCGAAGTTGAACAACATTACGATGAGGAATATTGTTTGAATGAGATTATCGACGATCAGGAGCCTCCTACAAAGAAAAGTAAAGTTATTGTCACAACTGGTACAAAAATTGCAAAGACTACTGCAAATGAAGGCGGTGTTCCATTGCGCCGCAAAGCAGTGAGAAACAATGCAGAAAATGTAGTCGAGCACACCTCGCGAAAATCACCTAGAAATATTAGTGTAAGTCGAAATTCGGCGAATAGCAGTGGACCGACAACAAATCAAACATCACAAGCTGAACATAGTAATGACAATGCCGAAAGTGGATCATCTTCTACCAGTAAGGAATCGAAAACTTTACAGAGGTCCAACCAACGAAAATTGACAGCCGGTATAGGAAGTATGGAGACTGATTCTAAACCTGTAACACTTAATAAAGCGGGTGTAGCACTTGGAACGGAGGCTGGACCTGCGGGTGATAcggttacaaaaataaaagtaggtgaaaaaaaaatgagagTACAGAAAATTGTCGTCACAAAAGCGGAAGCAGCAGCCATGGCCAAAGAAGGACGTTTACGTATAAAGGATGGGAATTTGATACTCACAACGAAGGCGTCAAAATAA